The stretch of DNA GATGTGTTGCTCCAGACTGTGAGTGTGTAATTGTCTGTGTAGGCTTATCTGTGAGTAGATGGATTTCACACCTTGGTGGGCCCagatgtgctgctgaaaatcactgctgctttttagGAAGTAAGAGTCACAGTAAGGGCATTTCTCTGCGCGCTGCACCATAAGTCCTTTGCCCTGCACAGACAATGCATCTGTCCGACACatacaagaaacacaaacacacacatacatacaagaCTGTTAAATTGATTGTGAAGTTCAGAAACATCTGATTGTGAACAACTGAACCTGGTTATGTTGCTATGAGACACGCTATTTATGTCAGTCTGGTGTGATATCTGTAGTTAAGAGTCCAGTGATcttttttacagttaaaaacaaCAGAGCAAGTAAAAATAGTCAAGCTGTCAGTTTCAGGCTCTGTGAAAGATTTCACCCTTGAGTCTGGATTGGCCAGCAGTAGAAAGTGGACACGTGAACCCGCAGTGACTGAAAGGACAGTCTTGAAATAGTTTCAGGATAAGATACTATAAGATACTATACTATAAGTGGCACTAACAGGTTATTGTGTGTCTCATTCACTGTCAATAGATATATTTGCGTATTCTTTACCAGGGTGGGATGTTTTGATGTGGTGCTTCAGTCTGTGCTCTGGACAGCTCTGCTGGCAGACAGGACAAGCCACACTCTTCCGCTGGAAACCAAGGGgcaagacagagacaacaatggACCTCACAGAAATAATGTGTATGTATAAGTATATGTATGTGTAACACTTGAGATATTCTTCCTAGTCATATTCAAAATTAAAGGACTATTGGTTGAAACCATGGAAGAAGAGGTGGTCAGCAGGTCAAGACAGTAAATTAACTTTAAACGTCAAACACGTCACTCTTTGAAAATCTCCTTGGCTCACAATACATTTAATCATTAATAAGACCAAGAGCATTGACTTTCATAATCTCTCTCTGAACTTTTAGAATCTCCTCTGAATGGTTACCTGTTCCTGGTGTGTCTTCTGATGCGCTTGTAGTTTGTATTTGTCTGGTGTGGTATATTTACAGCCGGGATTAGAACAAGGGAGCAGCAGGCCACTGTGTTTCTGGATCTGGTGTCGCTTCAAGGAGCTTTTGGTGATGGATGAGTAGCTACATTTTGTACAATAATGTGAGTGCTCCTTGGTGTGTGTCCGTACATGGACACTATAGTGGACTTTGTACCAGAATAGTTTACCTGTGTGGcagaaggttaaaaaaaaaagcatgattcAAAGCAGTAAACAAAAGTCATGCAGTAATAAATACTTGAATTAAGACAGAAGAAAAGCTTTCTTCTTCTCACCACAGTATTGGCATTCCAGGTCTCCATAAATTTTCCTAAGCCGTTGGTAAGTCTCCATATTAAGCTGAGTCTTCTGAAGTGATATCAAGACCTGCTGAAATGCACTCTGGTGGAAAACCTCTGACTCCTAccagcagaaaacacagaataagTCAGGAAAAGGTCTGGCTGAggacaagtttttttttttttttttttttttaaagagtatCCAtagttgggattggctccagcacgaTCCTGACaggtaagaaaataaaatgaaagaatccTCACAGTTACATTACCTTCTCTGAATGCAGAGTTTGGCCCTCTTCCCCTGAGAGGGCTGATGATGAAGGTGTGTTTACATCCAAATCTCCTGATGATGAAGTTGTATGTGTGTTACTGGCTGTACATTTATTATCTTGAGTACTGTCCTCCGGGACAGGGCTGTGACTGCTCTCTGGTGAcataaatgtctgtgtgtctttttcatGTGTGTCTATATGTAGTGCAGGAGTGGACAAGTTGGCTGTGTCGGCCTGTGTCAGTTCCCCAGCTGTTACTTTGTCCTGTTTATGAGTGGAAGATGTGGTTTCTATAGAAATGTCATTTTGGGGACCTTGCACTACACCTCCAATTTCTGTACTTTCATCCTGTGCCCGAGCTTCCTCCTTGTCTTTACTAGCAGCTACTTTTAGCTGCTCCACTCCCCCATGTGGCCACTCCTCTCCTTCAACACCATTTCTTCCACCCTCCTCATTCCTTCCCATTCCTCCTCCAGCTAGATAGTAGCTGTTATTGATGCAGTCAGTGAAGGCCTGATCCTGGTCCACATCAGGGTGAGATTCTTTCACATGACTCTTCAGTCTTTGAGAGCTGACAAACTTCTTATCACACAGACAGCACATGTATAGAAAGAGGTGTTTCCTGACATGAGCCGAGAGGGCGTCCATCCTGGTTGCAGTATGGTCACAAAGCTGACAGGCAAAGGGATGCTGAGTCCCGTGAACTAATAGGTGGCGTTCCCGCTCAAGCTGGTTCTTGAAGCGTCTATTACATGTGGGACAGTGGTAAAGGAGCTGTCTGAGGCCCTGACGAGTCTTTAATCTagaaaaaggtaaataaataagattagTTGATGAGCCAGCTGGTTAAACAGCTGCAGGTGGATTTCGTTTTTAGATACTGCAAATCATACTTCAGTTGCTGGTAGCTCTGGTAGACTGCAGGGTCTTTAAGGTTATGCCGTTTTTCAATGTGTTTTATCAAGTTCTTCACATCTGAGTACTTCTTATCGCAGAAGCTGCAGTGTTGTTTCACCTTCAGATGCACTCGCTCAATGTGGACCTGCATTACCAGAACACCGAATTACTTTCAACCAGACAACTGTGCAACTGTGTTAATAAATAGAAATCCTGTTTAACTAATTGTGGAAATTACAATTTATTCATTGACCCATCTAGAGTAAAAGTGAGATTCTCACAATGAGATGTAAAAGTTAGCGGACTGCTACATTACAGACAACATACCATTCCCAGATAACATTATACTGCAGTTTGTATTTAAACTCTAtttaaacatataaaaataagtACATGTATTACTCCttgtactactactactattaatACCAACAAATTAACAGCAGTAATAAAGCAATAATGTCAGCATCTCACAGCACAGCTGCTCAAGCAGTTAACGCACACGGCACGTTATCACAATATCTCAGGTTTGCCTCTGACCTGGGGCCTATGCTGTaggtcattcccctctctctccctgcctgtcCTTGGAGTAAAGACATTAGGcccaaaaataatacttaaaaaaaaagtaaataaacgCACCTTGAGGTGTCCAGGGCTGAGGCAGTTGAAAGGACAGTGCTGACAGCTGAActtctctcctgtgtgtttcctcaggTGAACATTAAGGTTGGCTTTGTAGAGAATAGCAGTAGAAAGGTAAGTTGCTGCAGATTTATGAATACTTTGTTAGAGAGTCTGGATGTACCTTTGATGGCTGATGCATAGTCACAGTGTGGACACTTGAACGGTTTCTCTTGGGTGTGTGTCCTGAGGTGAGCAATCAGTGAGTGCCTGAACTTAAATATCTTATTACAGAACTCGCAGGCGAAAATCTTCAGCTGGCTCTGAGGcaaactgagacagagagagtacAAATACAATGTTGAATTCACTTACTAACCAATATCATTGTTTTGAGGTCTTCATCTAGGCTGCACAGATaacaaaatgacaataaaaacataaactaaTAACTAAGTTTGCTCCTTAAAACATAGGGATGGACCTTAAATCAATTCTgtaactttaaattaaaaaattttattattgattataaGACCATTCAGAGATATTCATACAGTACTTGGCAGCATCTTGCTTGATCGAATATTCCTGAAAGCCTCTGCTGACTGCAGTTGTTGTGGAGGTAGTGTTAGAACTAGGGGTAGAAAAGACAACCAGACAGCACGTAAGAATGATGGATAAACCACTACaaggtgaaaataaaacatcatacTATATTTAAACATGACtg from Echeneis naucrates chromosome 6, fEcheNa1.1, whole genome shotgun sequence encodes:
- the zfat gene encoding zinc finger protein ZFAT, with the protein product MKEQETADTIFMCRLCNLFSPSCSQLLAHCSQLHPQQDPPDDIITALQPLVPEPVETLAETPVKRKRGRPKGSTKKTRTDLTNCKVDSIHSQEDGFQRQEEENQKEGDQQCSSSEGDIHNGFSRFECRKCHRSFRNRRQILKHICLREEEEEAEEDNGNTPVGAEVEGSETLDPAKADPNQMQQNPVQPGFVREKDGGSFRSQRTNRSRVSKEVCPAKSQKGSKKSVISVVLTEDETLPGVSQMVPVEDGLAESKAIKAQSESAVFQTQSQDLTTEATICENNPKVDLEPSSNTTSTTTAVSRGFQEYSIKQDAAKYCMNISECLPQSQLKIFACEFCNKIFKFRHSLIAHLRTHTQEKPFKCPHCDYASAIKANLNVHLRKHTGEKFSCQHCPFNCLSPGHLKVHIERVHLKVKQHCSFCDKKYSDVKNLIKHIEKRHNLKDPAVYQSYQQLKLKTRQGLRQLLYHCPTCNRRFKNQLERERHLLVHGTQHPFACQLCDHTATRMDALSAHVRKHLFLYMCCLCDKKFVSSQRLKSHVKESHPDVDQDQAFTDCINNSYYLAGGGMGRNEEGGRNGVEGEEWPHGGVEQLKVAASKDKEEARAQDESTEIGGVVQGPQNDISIETTSSTHKQDKVTAGELTQADTANLSTPALHIDTHEKDTQTFMSPESSHSPVPEDSTQDNKCTASNTHTTSSSGDLDVNTPSSSALSGEEGQTLHSEKESEVFHQSAFQQVLISLQKTQLNMETYQRLRKIYGDLECQYCGKLFWYKVHYSVHVRTHTKEHSHYCTKCSYSSITKSSLKRHQIQKHSGLLLPCSNPGCKYTTPDKYKLQAHQKTHQEQRKSVACPVCQQSCPEHRLKHHIKTSHPDALSVQGKGLMVQRAEKCPYCDSYFLKSSSDFQQHIWAHQGLKPYVCSVCDYAGRSKSYLKVHMNRHDIEKRHLCDLCGKKFKSKFTLKSHRLSHTNEGKRFQCSECDFTSVSKPSLLRHKEQHAEFKPFRCAHCHYSCNIAGPLKRHYKLKHPNETYENAGPGLPNPESLKQKGGMKCPECEFVYGTKWELNRHLKSKHSLKVVEGTWEVSEEVEAQYVSVEDEEQLTEAHVAALNDNVNIQQITEFSSETHNAVTSMVAMAPGTVTVVQQLQVADEQEVGNCSNQLMVVNTEGGLSGDQVMVVEDAHGLEALTVLTQEENTHHYIVYVQEHTVEIN